A genome region from Camelina sativa cultivar DH55 chromosome 10, Cs, whole genome shotgun sequence includes the following:
- the LOC104718790 gene encoding uncharacterized protein LOC104718790: MELARKDRHAMIAGDGLQKHNRNTSMSNPNIPYPCNTNLSSLYTQNSSYIYYGPQVRTVKESITSSTSATFLVYQYSTS; encoded by the coding sequence ATGGAACTTGCTCGAAAGGACCGGCATGCGATGATAGCAGGAGATGGGTTACAAAAGCACAACAGAAACACTTCCATGTCAAATCCTAATATTCCTTATCCTTGTAATACcaacctctcttctctctatacCCAAAATAGTTCTTACATCTACTACGGTCCACAAGTACGTACCGTCAAAGAGTCCATAACGTCTTCCACCAGTGCCACCTTTTTGGTATATCAATATTCAACGAGCTAG
- the LOC104718791 gene encoding uncharacterized protein LOC104718791, whose protein sequence is MAMAQNDKNRWVAQKGFEMLDTYLPYLFPPESNIREPVVSYPEHIQSFGGARPFVGNPNRSERQKGRAITCDEAVRLYGGVLVKEFRNRK, encoded by the coding sequence ATGGCAATGGCTCAAAATGATAAGAATAGATGGGTCGCTCAAAAGGGCTTTGAAATGCTCGATACGTACCTTCCTTATCTATTCCCACCTGAGTCAAATATAAGAGAACCTGTTGTTTCTTACCCGGAGCATATTCAATCCTTTGGCGGTGCCCGTCCTTTTGTTGGCAATCCCAACCGGTCTGAGAGGCAGAAAGGACGGGCTATTACCTGCGACGAGGCGGTCAGACTCTATGGAGGGGTGCTTGTAAAGGAATTTCGTAATCGTAAATAA
- the LOC104718792 gene encoding uncharacterized protein LOC104718792 — protein MAQNDRNTRIAQKAFEMIDKVYGKSPKQTTKPYDPKDDSPSRFSQNAYKYSGPKVYTVKEATSTSISCSRAMYMYSPESTMKEPVVSHPTANIQYFGGARPFVGNPDQFERPKGRVINCDEAAQLYGGVLIKQFRK, from the coding sequence ATGGCTCAAAACGATAGGAATACAAGGATTGCTCAAAAGGCTTTTGAAATGATTGATAAGGTGTATGGTAAGTCCCCTAAACAAACCACTAAACCATATGATCCTAAAGACGATTCCCCTTCTCGTTTTAGCCAAAATGCTTACAAATATAGTGGTCCAAAAGTTTATACCGTAAAAGAGGCGACTAGTACTAGTATTAGTTGTAGTCGAGCTATGTATATGTACTCACCTGAGTCAACTATGAAAGAACCTGTTGTCTCTCACCCCACTGCTAATATTCAATACTTCGGTGGTGCCCGTCCTTTTGTTGGCAATCCCGACCAGTTTGAGAGGCCGAAAGGAAGAGTTATTAACTGCGACGAGGCTGCCCAACTCTATGGAGGGGTGCTTATAAAGCAATTTCGTAAATAA